In Cataglyphis hispanica isolate Lineage 1 chromosome 8, ULB_Chis1_1.0, whole genome shotgun sequence, the DNA window AGAACGAACGACGCTGAGAATTGCGGTATGCGGTGGACTGAGGAGAACAAGACTGGGTCAGTTGGTGTTTTGTTTGTTGGAACGAAGGCGAGCCAAGCCTGAACGCTCACCCTCCTCTTCGTCGGACGTGCAAGGTACCACACCACGCGAGGACGTCGCTTGCATCAATTCCTGATCTGGACCATTTCGATGCTCATATAACAAAATGTTCAATGTTTCTTCGTATATTCGAGCTTCCGGGAATTCAacctgaaaatataatttgttacacAATTCTGATATCATTGGACATTGAACATATCATTGAACATTGTATCATTGTATGCATTGCATGATGTTACCTTTGTGTGCTTCTTATCAGTTGTATAGACGATCGAATGGCAGCAGACTTCTGCCACTTTACGACCATGTCCATAAAATGTCCAACAGCAAATCTCACTTGAACCAATGACATCTTTGATGAATAACACTCTACCACTGAATCTAAGTGACATTTTGTCGAATAATTCTATGTTCTTTAATAGATTGTCATCTGATGTActgtaaaaattagattaattttcattaatggatttataattgaaatagtaataaatacgtcatgaataatgtatttcactttcttatcattttttatggaTTTAGAGTATTATTAATCTACAAGTTGAACAAGAGATAATATTGCTTCTACACTACATCAGTCTatcattatactttaatttacatttgtatGAGCTAagggaaattaataaaaatcaaaacatcATAATATTTCACTGTCAAGTGAAGGCATTTTATATTACCTCGTATaggaatatttattgttatgccTATTAATGAGCAGCTTGACTACAGGCTTAGTAGTACTGCTTATGAGTAACTGTTCTTCTTTCTGAGAAGTAATGAGGGGGACTCTGCAGATGGGTTCTGCTTCACGCTCTTTCCGAAGAAGCGCTTGTTCACACGACTCAGCCAACTCACTGATACAATAGTACTTTGCTTCAGCTAATAACTCTGCCATTTCCTTTGTACTTTCCGGCAATGGAACTGAACCGTCccgtaaaaaattcaaaattgtccCGAAATGTTTGCCGCACCGATCGATCAATATCCAACCTatgacagagagaaaaatgtcATGTCAATCGAAaggtacaaataaaatattaagtccAGCATTTTTTTGGGAGAGGAATTCTTAGAGACTGAAATAGCTCATCATTTTGTTCTCAAGAATCAAgcgaaaaaattgatatatatatatatatattttagtctGCTTTGCATAggagtttattatattgagTTAAAAACTTTCAAAACTATTGCAAGCCAAAGTAAGATACCTCACCTTCGGGGTCAGTGATCGCTTCCATGCGACCGCTAAACATAGCACGTAGCATAGTATCGTGCTTTTGCAAAGTGCCTAGTGTGGTATAATGGAGTGAGCCTCCGATGTTCAATTTGATATACTTCGAGGGATTAATTATCGACTTGTGCTCGCCCGACATAACGAACTTTTGACGACACAACCTGGCAGAGCCGAGGCCGAGTACTGACATTTGACGCGACGACGCGCGAGGAACCGTATATCGATTTTGTCGATATAATCACAGACgctgcgtgtgtgtatataactGACAGATATCTAAGGAAACTTTCGCGATGAAATGACGTGACGATGCGCGGTTCACGAGTATGCTCGATATAGCATCGATAAACGATCGATAAGCTTTATATTCGCTGACATGGAAAAAGCGAAAAAGACGCGGATCTCAACGTATCCGCACGTCGCTCCATTTTCTCAATCATTACTGCTCATTATCGTGAAGCTATCGCTATTATGAACTGACCAGAATTATAACGGCGAATGCGACAGCAGCTCTCGATCATAGTATATAAAACTGTCAAGAGTGTCACGAGGTATGTAAGTAGATGCTTCTCGTCAAATGCTCGAAATAATGGCGGTTGACCAATCAGAATCCTCTATCCATTCCGGAATGAAGAACATCgcgtgattttattattgctagACTGTCCTAGACGCGAGAAAATGGCGGACCCATTGACCAAGTACGGTATTTACATCGATGAATTTAGCAAACTACTCATTTTAGAACCAGAAGCGGCCAATCAGTCCAACAAATTGAAGGAcgaatgtcaaaattttgtatCCAGTAAGTCATGTTGTCACGCGCTATTGACAGACAAGCTATGTCAACAAAGGCACTCTAGCTCTCTTGTCACTCTCACCTGATCGTCTCTACTGACAGCACGGATCTTCTCACTATCCACTGTCACTGTGTGCCTGCATTCGCTATTTATTCGATGAACATCTGCGAGAAAGACGCACCGTCCGCACACTCGAGTAACAATTAATGTCGTTTGTGTTAATGTCGATTGCATTAACGAATACCAATCTTATCTCGTCGATTGGAACGCTTAATCGTTCGTGACTGAGGATGCGTTCGGGGAGCACGCTTTTAGCGCTACGAGCGTGTTCCATCCTTGTTCaactttcaataaataacaaagatagagCGACGCTTTTAGCGCGTAAGCGTACTTCCCGAACGCAGCCTGAATAGATCCCATTGATCATCGTGGCgcgaaacataattaaaaaaattttttttatttatgcaaaaaattatatataaatcaatgtaTAACTTTATTgcgtaacattatataatatataaattaaacgagTTAACTCTGATATTAGGATCgagcaatttttaaaactgcacataaaaacgtaaaaattctttattttatcgctCGACAATCttgtcataaattttgtttcaaaaaaatatttatcgatgtCGTGACTGAAAATTTTCAGTGATTAccgaatttgagaaaaataccGATgactttatcaaaatattggaCGATTTGGGGAAGGaagtagaaaaagagaaaatgaaaacaatCGGTGCACGAAATGTCTTACGTTCCACTGCGAAACAAAGAGAAGCCCAGAAACAGCAGATGCAGGTTTGGGAATAATTACAAGGTTTTCGATAATAATACATCATATTATTCGTTTTCGATcgattctaattaatttttttattataggctttaaatttggaaaaatccATGAAACTGGAACGACTACGAGTACAATACGagtctttaaaaaagatagaattagA includes these proteins:
- the LOC126851580 gene encoding BTB/POZ domain-containing adapter for CUL3-mediated RhoA degradation protein 3, with the protein product MSVLGLGSARLCRQKFVMSGEHKSIINPSKYIKLNIGGSLHYTTLGTLQKHDTMLRAMFSGRMEAITDPEGWILIDRCGKHFGTILNFLRDGSVPLPESTKEMAELLAEAKYYCISELAESCEQALLRKEREAEPICRVPLITSQKEEQLLISSTTKPVVKLLINRHNNKYSYTSTSDDNLLKNIELFDKMSLRFSGRVLFIKDVIGSSEICCWTFYGHGRKVAEVCCHSIVYTTDKKHTKVEFPEARIYEETLNILLYEHRNGPDQELMQATSSRGVVPCTSDEEEGERSGLARLRSNKQNTN